Proteins from a single region of Labedella gwakjiensis:
- a CDS encoding MBL fold metallo-hydrolase — protein MLIERLYDDDLAQASYLIGCQASGEAIVVDPRRDIGDYLRLAESNGLRLVAVTETHIQADYLSGTRELAARTGAWMYVSGEGGPDGQYGPGFDDAERLVDGDEIRIGKIVVTARHTPGHTPEHLSFLVTDGARTSSPGYLLSGDFVFVGDVGRPDLLDEAAGGVDTRFVGAHDLFESLRRVFLTLPDYVQVLPAHGSGSACGKSLGAIAATTVGYERAFAWWAPYLESGDEDGFVREILDGQPDAHAYFARMKRENQEGPNLLGSLPALEEYTADALRPLIERGDVVFVDTRHHDLVHRGTVSGSLNVPGPGTAARYGGWAYDPEAESTPLVVLAASSAEAEEGRDHLVRVGIDHVVGFIRSLDGLDLVCPPLVRVESLETADRGMLLDVRNATEFAAGHIPGATRVSAGRALWARGELPADEPIVSYCRSGTRNSVVASALRRAGLDVVELEGSYLAWVAVPGNVPAVTAAAPI, from the coding sequence ATGCTGATCGAGCGCCTCTATGACGACGACCTCGCCCAGGCGAGCTACCTGATCGGATGCCAGGCGTCGGGGGAGGCGATCGTCGTCGATCCGCGGCGCGACATCGGAGACTACCTGCGCCTCGCGGAGTCGAACGGACTCCGGCTCGTCGCCGTCACCGAGACCCACATCCAGGCCGACTATCTCTCGGGTACACGCGAGCTCGCGGCGCGGACGGGTGCGTGGATGTACGTCTCCGGTGAAGGGGGGCCGGACGGGCAGTACGGTCCGGGCTTCGACGACGCCGAGAGGCTCGTCGACGGGGATGAGATCCGGATCGGCAAGATCGTCGTGACGGCAAGGCACACGCCGGGGCACACGCCGGAGCATCTCTCGTTCCTCGTCACCGATGGCGCGCGCACGAGCTCTCCTGGATACCTGTTGAGCGGCGACTTCGTGTTCGTCGGCGATGTCGGGCGGCCCGACCTCCTTGATGAGGCCGCCGGCGGAGTCGATACCCGCTTCGTCGGCGCCCATGACCTGTTCGAGAGCCTTCGACGCGTCTTCCTCACTCTTCCCGACTACGTGCAGGTGCTTCCGGCTCACGGATCGGGCAGCGCGTGTGGGAAGTCCCTCGGCGCCATCGCCGCCACGACGGTCGGCTACGAGCGAGCCTTCGCGTGGTGGGCGCCGTATCTCGAATCGGGAGACGAGGACGGCTTCGTCCGCGAGATCCTCGACGGTCAGCCCGACGCCCACGCCTACTTCGCGCGCATGAAGCGCGAGAACCAGGAGGGTCCTAACCTCCTCGGTTCCCTGCCCGCGCTCGAGGAGTACACGGCTGACGCATTGCGCCCGCTGATCGAGCGGGGAGACGTGGTCTTCGTCGACACGCGCCACCACGATCTCGTCCACCGCGGCACCGTCAGCGGCTCTCTCAACGTTCCCGGCCCCGGCACGGCGGCGCGCTATGGCGGATGGGCCTATGACCCGGAGGCGGAGAGCACCCCGCTCGTCGTTCTCGCGGCCTCGAGCGCTGAAGCCGAGGAGGGACGTGATCACCTCGTGCGCGTGGGCATCGACCACGTCGTCGGGTTCATTCGCTCACTCGACGGTCTCGACCTCGTCTGTCCCCCGCTCGTGCGGGTGGAGAGTCTCGAGACGGCGGACCGCGGGATGCTCCTGGATGTCCGGAACGCCACGGAGTTCGCAGCCGGCCACATCCCGGGGGCGACGCGCGTCAGCGCAGGCCGTGCCCTGTGGGCCCGCGGTGAACTCCCCGCCGACGAACCGATCGTGAGCTATTGCCGGAGCGGCACGCGGAACAGCGTCGTCGCGAGCGCACTCCGCCGTGCGGGGCTCGACGTCGTCGAGCTCGAGGGGAGCTACCTCGCCTGGGTGGCCGTCCCGGGCAACGTGCCGGCGGTCACGGCCGCCGCGCCGATCTGA
- a CDS encoding TetR/AcrR family transcriptional regulator — protein MARTRAFDADDVVRAARTVFWRTGFDAASVPDLEAATGLNRSSLYNTFGSKRGLFDAAVRSYLDEIVRPRLRPLQTDPIATDAILVYLDGLRGAFDTLDSLPATSGCLLINTAGSPIADDAEVARVVSDYRDELRVAIGAGITAHVGAVPPVEAARLADATTGLVVAAFALARVAPSEAAGLLLTARDQIGAAAVTAGTLPGTATQAR, from the coding sequence ATGGCACGCACGCGAGCGTTCGACGCCGACGACGTGGTCCGCGCCGCGCGGACCGTCTTCTGGCGCACGGGCTTCGACGCCGCCTCCGTTCCCGACCTCGAGGCGGCGACCGGCCTCAACCGCTCGAGCCTCTACAACACGTTCGGTTCGAAGCGCGGCCTCTTCGACGCGGCCGTGCGCAGCTACCTCGACGAGATCGTCCGTCCACGGCTCCGCCCCCTCCAGACGGACCCCATCGCGACGGACGCGATCCTCGTCTACCTCGACGGGCTCCGCGGCGCATTCGACACCCTCGACTCGCTGCCCGCGACGAGCGGTTGCCTCCTCATCAACACGGCAGGCTCCCCCATCGCCGACGACGCCGAGGTCGCACGCGTCGTCTCCGACTACCGCGACGAGCTGCGGGTCGCGATCGGTGCCGGCATCACCGCGCACGTCGGCGCCGTGCCGCCCGTCGAGGCTGCGCGACTCGCCGATGCGACGACGGGCCTCGTGGTCGCGGCGTTCGCCCTGGCGCGTGTCGCCCCCAGCGAGGCTGCGGGGCTCCTCCTCACGGCCCGGGATCAGATCGGCGCGGCGGCCGTGACCGCCGGCACGTTGCCCGGGACGGCCACCCAGGCGAGGTAG
- a CDS encoding NADP-dependent oxidoreductase, with product MTEIVSTQIQLQSRPDGWPTPDDFRTASFTYGDLEPGQVRVRNEFVSVDPYMRGRMNDVRSYVAPYALGETITGGAIGRVVESAADDVPVGAAALHQHGWADVVQADASTFRFVPETPGLPLSLRLHILGMTGLTAYVGLTEIAHLKEGDTVFVSGAAGAVGTAVGQIARLLGAKRVIGSAGSAEKVALLTEKYGYDAAFDYKDGDVRGQLADAAPEGIDVFFDNVGGDHLEAALDAFNDGGRAALCGAIAGYNTTEKAAGPDNMANIITRGLTLKGFTLAAYLHLAPEFQEKMTGWFAAGEIAYDETIVDGIENTVDAFLQMMKGANTGKMLVRV from the coding sequence ATGACCGAAATCGTCAGCACACAGATCCAGCTCCAGTCCCGCCCGGACGGCTGGCCGACGCCCGACGATTTCCGGACCGCGTCCTTCACCTACGGCGACCTCGAGCCCGGCCAGGTGCGGGTACGCAACGAGTTCGTCTCCGTCGACCCCTACATGCGCGGCCGCATGAACGACGTGCGCAGCTACGTCGCCCCCTATGCGCTCGGTGAGACCATCACGGGCGGGGCCATCGGCCGCGTCGTCGAGTCCGCGGCGGACGACGTGCCCGTCGGGGCCGCGGCCCTCCACCAGCACGGGTGGGCCGACGTCGTGCAGGCGGACGCCTCCACGTTCCGCTTCGTCCCCGAGACGCCGGGCCTCCCGCTGTCGTTGCGTCTCCACATCCTCGGCATGACGGGGCTCACCGCCTACGTCGGCCTCACCGAGATCGCCCACCTGAAGGAGGGCGACACCGTCTTCGTGTCCGGCGCGGCCGGCGCGGTCGGCACCGCCGTGGGCCAGATCGCCCGCCTGCTCGGCGCGAAGCGCGTCATCGGATCGGCGGGCTCGGCGGAGAAGGTCGCGCTCCTCACGGAGAAGTACGGCTACGACGCCGCCTTCGACTACAAGGACGGCGACGTCCGGGGGCAGCTGGCGGACGCCGCCCCCGAGGGCATCGACGTGTTCTTCGACAACGTGGGAGGCGACCACCTCGAGGCCGCGCTCGACGCGTTCAACGACGGCGGACGGGCCGCACTCTGCGGCGCGATCGCCGGCTACAACACCACCGAGAAGGCCGCTGGCCCCGACAACATGGCCAACATCATCACGCGCGGCCTCACCCTGAAGGGCTTCACGCTCGCCGCCTACCTGCACCTCGCGCCCGAGTTCCAGGAGAAGATGACCGGCTGGTTCGCCGCCGGCGAGATCGCCTACGACGAGACGATCGTCGACGGCATCGAGAACACGGTCGATGCGTTCCTCCAGATGATGAAGGGCGCCAACACCGGCAAGATGCTCGTGCGCGTGTGA
- a CDS encoding enhanced serine sensitivity protein SseB C-terminal domain-containing protein, with protein MTTAEQAHLESLLAAAANEPTRAPEFVSELLQATVIVPGLVSEAADGGRTASFAPLVGPGGAPVQPFYTSVERLQETIAAIPGFEARYVGIPCRAFWETTRGATLVLNPHSAHGKEFLPGEVAHLLDGAASVTSRVVERGTEVMVGRPAHVPPGMEDALSALFARHDAVDEAVLGWKVTPSANDQSYLLVVIGAGDVRERVGDDLARSLVMFSQAHPVDVMYTTPGAGHLLSGLAPFYRKAAQRRSLFGRRRT; from the coding sequence ATGACGACGGCTGAGCAGGCGCATCTCGAGTCCCTCCTGGCCGCGGCGGCCAACGAGCCCACCCGCGCACCGGAGTTCGTCTCGGAGCTGCTCCAGGCGACGGTGATCGTGCCGGGCTTGGTCTCGGAGGCCGCCGACGGCGGACGGACGGCGAGCTTCGCGCCCCTCGTCGGGCCCGGGGGTGCACCCGTCCAGCCGTTCTACACCTCGGTGGAGCGGCTCCAGGAAACGATCGCGGCCATCCCGGGGTTCGAGGCGCGCTACGTCGGAATCCCCTGCCGCGCATTCTGGGAGACGACGCGGGGTGCGACGCTCGTCCTCAATCCCCACTCCGCGCACGGCAAGGAGTTCCTGCCCGGTGAAGTTGCGCACCTCCTCGACGGTGCGGCGTCGGTGACCTCGCGCGTCGTCGAGAGGGGCACCGAAGTGATGGTGGGCCGGCCAGCCCATGTGCCGCCGGGCATGGAGGACGCGCTCTCCGCGCTGTTCGCCCGGCACGACGCCGTGGACGAGGCCGTGCTCGGCTGGAAGGTCACCCCGTCGGCGAACGACCAGAGCTACCTCCTTGTCGTGATCGGCGCCGGGGACGTGCGCGAGCGCGTCGGTGACGATCTGGCGCGGTCGCTCGTGATGTTCTCCCAGGCGCACCCCGTTGACGTGATGTACACGACGCCGGGCGCGGGGCACCTCCTCTCGGGGTTGGCGCCGTTCTACCGGAAAGCCGCTCAGCGACGATCGCTCTTCGGGCGTCGTCGTACCTGA
- a CDS encoding magnesium chelatase, with protein sequence MNRPDDTTVGALRASGHVQKTVRTEIRDNLLAALREGRDPWPGLHGFEQTVIPQLERALIAGHDIVLLGERGQGKTRILRTLAGLLDEWSPVIAGSELGEHPFEPITTQTIRRAQELGDDLPVTWRSREERYVEKLATPDTSVADLIGDVDPMKVAEGRSLGDPETIHFGLIPRSHRGIVAINELPDLAERIQVAMLNVMEERDIQIRGYVLRLPLDVLVVASANPEDYTNRGRIITPLKDRFGAEIRTHYPTELADEVAVIRQEAELTAEVPDHLVEILARFTRNLRESSAVDQRSGVSARFAIAGAETIAAAAIHRATRQGEEDAVARPVDLETAVDVLGGKIEFESGEEGREDEILDHLLRTATAETVRAHFRGLDFTLLVDALESGALVTTGEQVAARDFLAGLPSLGESELYDDISERLGATSDGQRAGAIELALEGLYLARRVSKESGGGETIYG encoded by the coding sequence GTGAACCGACCTGACGACACCACGGTGGGCGCCCTCCGGGCCTCCGGACACGTGCAGAAGACCGTCCGTACCGAGATCCGAGACAACCTCCTCGCCGCGCTGCGCGAGGGACGCGACCCGTGGCCGGGGCTCCACGGCTTCGAGCAGACCGTCATCCCGCAACTGGAGCGCGCCCTCATCGCCGGGCACGACATCGTGCTGCTGGGCGAGCGCGGGCAGGGCAAGACGCGGATCCTGCGCACGCTCGCCGGCCTCCTCGACGAGTGGTCCCCGGTGATCGCAGGATCGGAGCTCGGTGAGCACCCGTTCGAACCCATCACGACGCAGACGATCCGCCGTGCGCAGGAACTCGGCGACGACCTGCCGGTGACGTGGCGGAGCCGCGAGGAGCGCTACGTCGAGAAGCTCGCGACCCCCGACACGTCGGTCGCCGACCTCATCGGAGACGTCGACCCCATGAAGGTCGCGGAAGGCCGCAGCCTCGGCGACCCGGAGACGATCCACTTCGGGCTCATCCCGCGCAGCCACCGCGGGATCGTGGCGATCAACGAGCTGCCGGACCTCGCGGAGCGGATCCAGGTGGCGATGCTCAACGTGATGGAGGAGCGCGACATCCAGATCCGCGGCTACGTGCTGCGCCTGCCGCTCGACGTGCTCGTGGTCGCGAGCGCGAACCCCGAGGACTACACGAACCGCGGCCGGATCATCACGCCGCTCAAGGACCGCTTCGGCGCCGAGATCCGCACGCACTACCCCACGGAGCTCGCAGACGAGGTGGCCGTGATCCGCCAGGAGGCCGAGCTCACCGCCGAGGTTCCCGATCACCTCGTGGAGATCCTGGCGCGCTTCACCCGCAACCTGCGGGAGTCCTCGGCCGTGGACCAGCGCAGCGGCGTGAGCGCGCGCTTCGCCATCGCGGGTGCCGAGACGATCGCCGCCGCCGCGATCCACCGCGCGACCCGCCAGGGCGAGGAGGACGCGGTCGCGCGTCCCGTCGACCTCGAGACGGCGGTCGACGTGCTCGGCGGCAAGATCGAGTTCGAATCCGGCGAGGAGGGGCGGGAGGACGAGATCCTCGACCACCTGCTCCGTACCGCGACGGCCGAGACGGTGCGGGCCCATTTCCGCGGCCTCGACTTCACCCTCCTCGTCGACGCCCTCGAGTCCGGCGCCCTCGTCACCACGGGGGAGCAGGTCGCGGCTCGCGACTTCCTCGCGGGGCTCCCGTCGCTCGGCGAATCCGAGCTGTACGACGACATCAGCGAACGGCTCGGCGCCACGAGCGACGGCCAGCGCGCCGGGGCCATCGAGCTCGCCCTCGAGGGGCTGTACCTCGCGCGCCGGGTGAGCAAGGAGTCGGGCGGCGGCGAGACCATCTATGGCTAG
- a CDS encoding vWA domain-containing protein, translating into MARANRRLTRDARYGKYVDGPDPLAPPVDVSEALDAIGQDVMAGSSPEQALREFLRRGPRDGFGLDDIARQVAERRRDLAREHNLDGTLQEIRELLDKAVLAERKQLARDALMDDGDRALAEMQLDNLPPSAAAAVKELGDYRWQSSEARADFEKIKDLLGREMLDQRFAGMKNALENATDADRAAISEMLSDLNELLDAHRRGEDTPEMFDDFMAKHGEHFPENPETIDDLLDALAARSAAAQRMRNSMTQEQRDELDALAQEAFGSPDLMSELGRLDESLRSLRPGEDWTGGERMDGGQGLGLGDGTGVFQDLADLDELWEQLSQSYNGSQLDDLDLDKLSKQLGSEAVVDAQTLQRLEKALRDSGSMKRGTDGQLKLTPKAMRHLGKALLRDIAERMSGRRGARDLRGAGAAGELSGATREWAFGDTEPWDVTRTVTNAITRTAGEGAGTGAGVRIEIGDVEVQETEERTQACVALLVDTSFSMAMDGRWVPMKRTALALHTLISSRFRGDQLQLIGFGREAAVMEIEQLVGLDAMWEKGTNLHHALLLANRHFRKHPNAQPVLLIVTDGEPTSHLEASGEVFFDYPPHPVTIAHAVRELDNSMRLGAHTTFFRLGEDPGLARFIDAMAKRVGGSVTAPEADDLGAAVVDSYLGSRRGDGGAAGLFSRWG; encoded by the coding sequence ATGGCTAGAGCCAACCGTCGACTCACACGCGACGCCCGCTACGGGAAGTACGTCGACGGACCCGACCCGCTCGCTCCGCCCGTCGACGTCTCCGAGGCTCTCGACGCGATCGGCCAGGACGTCATGGCCGGCTCGTCACCGGAGCAGGCGCTGCGCGAGTTCCTGCGCCGCGGACCGCGCGACGGCTTCGGGCTCGACGACATCGCCCGCCAGGTGGCGGAGCGTCGCCGGGACCTGGCGCGCGAGCACAACCTCGACGGCACCCTGCAGGAGATCCGCGAGCTGCTCGACAAGGCCGTGCTCGCGGAGCGGAAGCAGCTCGCTCGAGACGCCCTCATGGACGACGGCGACCGTGCGCTCGCCGAGATGCAGCTCGACAATCTCCCGCCGTCGGCCGCCGCGGCCGTGAAAGAGCTCGGCGACTACCGCTGGCAGAGTTCCGAGGCGCGCGCCGACTTCGAGAAGATCAAGGACCTCCTCGGCCGGGAGATGCTCGACCAGCGCTTCGCCGGAATGAAGAACGCCCTCGAGAACGCGACGGACGCCGACCGCGCGGCGATCTCGGAGATGCTCTCCGACCTCAACGAGCTCCTCGACGCCCACCGCCGCGGCGAGGACACCCCCGAGATGTTCGACGACTTCATGGCGAAGCACGGCGAGCACTTCCCCGAGAACCCGGAGACGATCGACGACCTCCTCGACGCTCTCGCCGCGCGATCGGCGGCGGCCCAGCGGATGCGCAACTCGATGACGCAGGAGCAGCGCGACGAGCTGGACGCGCTCGCGCAGGAGGCGTTCGGCTCACCCGACCTCATGAGCGAGCTCGGCCGCCTCGACGAGAGCCTGCGCTCCCTCCGCCCCGGCGAGGACTGGACGGGCGGCGAACGCATGGACGGCGGACAGGGGCTCGGCCTCGGCGACGGCACGGGCGTGTTCCAGGACCTCGCCGACCTCGACGAGTTGTGGGAGCAGCTCTCCCAGTCGTACAACGGGTCGCAGCTCGACGACCTCGACCTCGACAAGCTCTCGAAGCAGCTCGGGTCCGAGGCGGTCGTGGACGCGCAGACCCTTCAGCGGCTCGAGAAGGCGCTCCGCGATTCCGGTTCGATGAAGCGCGGCACCGACGGGCAGTTGAAGCTGACGCCGAAGGCGATGCGCCACCTCGGCAAGGCGCTGCTGCGCGACATCGCCGAACGGATGTCCGGCCGCCGCGGGGCGCGCGATCTGCGCGGTGCCGGCGCGGCGGGCGAGCTGTCGGGCGCCACGCGCGAGTGGGCGTTCGGCGACACCGAGCCGTGGGACGTCACCCGCACGGTGACGAACGCCATCACGCGCACCGCGGGCGAGGGCGCCGGAACGGGCGCGGGCGTGCGGATCGAGATCGGCGACGTGGAGGTGCAGGAGACCGAGGAGCGCACCCAGGCGTGCGTCGCGCTGCTCGTCGACACGTCGTTCTCGATGGCGATGGACGGGCGGTGGGTGCCCATGAAGCGCACGGCGCTCGCTCTCCACACGCTCATCTCGAGCCGCTTCCGCGGCGACCAGCTGCAGCTCATCGGCTTCGGGCGCGAGGCCGCGGTGATGGAGATCGAGCAGCTCGTGGGCCTCGACGCGATGTGGGAGAAGGGCACCAACCTGCACCACGCGCTCCTGCTCGCGAACCGGCACTTCCGGAAGCACCCGAATGCCCAACCCGTGCTGCTCATCGTGACCGATGGCGAGCCGACGTCGCACCTCGAGGCGAGTGGAGAGGTGTTCTTCGACTACCCGCCGCACCCCGTGACGATCGCCCATGCCGTTCGCGAGCTCGACAACTCGATGCGGCTCGGTGCGCACACCACCTTCTTCCGCCTGGGGGAGGACCCGGGCCTCGCGCGCTTCATCGACGCGATGGCGAAGCGCGTGGGCGGAAGCGTCACGGCTCCGGAGGCCGACGACCTCGGCGCGGCCGTCGTCGACTCCTACCTCGGCTCGCGGCGCGGCGACGGCGGCGCGGCGGGTCTCTTCTCCCGCTGGGGGTAG
- a CDS encoding LacI family DNA-binding transcriptional regulator: MSPAETSPPERVRIKDVARAAGVSPATVSFVLNATAGQTIRPETADRVHRAADALGYSPHRIARALRSGSSRVVLLEAGALPRTAVLDSFIDGMDAELRRYDFALVVHHDRGNGAAPVDLARELAPRSVIDIAALYSDEADETEDGGWTDGLALHSSLQIAYLHEQGHRVIGFAARREDELGALVARRRRHAEEAAVRLGLHPLALLDLPADPLDIPAALVTFREENPEVTAVAAFDDESAIAVLSAAARLGVRVPTDMAVIGFDESAVGAFWSPPLTTVRIDAAESGRRTARLAIGLDPGPRRSSPSTIVVRGSA; the protein is encoded by the coding sequence ATGAGTCCGGCCGAGACGTCGCCGCCCGAGCGGGTGCGCATCAAGGACGTCGCGCGGGCGGCCGGCGTGTCCCCCGCGACGGTCAGCTTCGTCCTCAACGCCACCGCCGGTCAGACGATCCGGCCGGAGACCGCCGACCGGGTCCACCGGGCCGCGGACGCCCTGGGCTACTCGCCCCACCGGATCGCTCGCGCGCTCCGCTCCGGCTCATCGCGCGTCGTCCTGCTCGAAGCGGGCGCACTCCCCCGCACGGCGGTGCTCGACAGTTTCATCGACGGCATGGACGCCGAGCTCCGCCGGTACGACTTCGCTCTCGTGGTCCACCACGATCGCGGGAACGGAGCGGCTCCCGTCGACCTCGCGCGGGAGCTCGCGCCGCGCTCGGTCATCGACATCGCCGCGCTCTACTCGGACGAGGCCGACGAGACCGAGGATGGGGGCTGGACGGACGGCCTCGCGCTGCACTCGTCCCTGCAGATCGCCTACCTGCACGAGCAGGGTCACCGGGTCATCGGCTTCGCCGCGCGTCGAGAGGACGAGCTCGGCGCTCTGGTCGCGCGGCGCCGTCGGCACGCCGAGGAGGCAGCCGTCCGGCTCGGACTCCACCCCCTCGCGCTCCTCGACCTCCCGGCCGACCCTCTCGACATTCCGGCCGCCCTCGTGACGTTCCGCGAGGAGAACCCGGAGGTCACCGCCGTCGCGGCCTTCGACGACGAGTCGGCGATCGCGGTGCTCTCGGCGGCGGCTCGGCTCGGCGTGAGGGTCCCAACGGACATGGCGGTCATCGGCTTCGACGAGTCCGCCGTCGGGGCGTTCTGGTCTCCCCCGCTCACGACCGTGAGGATCGACGCCGCCGAGTCGGGCAGACGCACGGCTCGCCTCGCGATCGGACTCGATCCGGGGCCCCGCCGCTCGTCCCCCTCCACGATCGTCGTCCGCGGCTCCGCCTGA
- a CDS encoding zinc-dependent alcohol dehydrogenase yields the protein MRSVHVTGPGTTGWVDIDTPVAGPRDVLLRIRACGICGSDALYTQVGGIPPRQGATPLGHEPAAEIVDIGAEVSGFSVGDHVVVDTMAFTDGLLGSGGEQGALSEFVVVRDAEPGKQLRVIPSEIPWEVAALNEPMAVAFHAVNRTDPKQGDKVVVFGAGPIGLGALLGYRRRGASHIVVVDLVPERLEKALQIGADAVIDSGSEDVAARLVELHGDGASAHVRGVRAGTDVYLDAAGVAVVPRTVAAIAKHGATLGIVAVHKKPVEFDFGGVLSAELTIVWSMGYPTEIFEVTDDIIANWEKYALIISHRLPFEQSLDALALAATPGAADKVTVVFDD from the coding sequence ATGAGATCCGTCCACGTCACCGGTCCCGGAACCACCGGATGGGTCGACATCGACACTCCCGTCGCCGGACCGCGTGACGTCCTCCTCCGCATCCGCGCGTGCGGGATCTGCGGCTCGGACGCGCTCTACACGCAGGTGGGCGGCATTCCGCCGAGGCAGGGCGCGACGCCGCTCGGGCACGAGCCCGCGGCCGAGATCGTCGACATCGGTGCGGAGGTCTCCGGGTTCTCCGTCGGCGACCATGTCGTCGTCGACACGATGGCGTTCACCGACGGGCTGCTCGGCTCCGGCGGCGAGCAGGGAGCCCTGTCCGAGTTCGTGGTCGTGCGCGACGCGGAGCCGGGCAAGCAGCTGCGGGTGATCCCGAGCGAGATCCCGTGGGAGGTCGCCGCGCTCAACGAGCCGATGGCCGTCGCCTTCCACGCGGTGAATCGCACGGATCCGAAACAGGGCGACAAGGTCGTCGTCTTCGGTGCCGGACCGATCGGCCTCGGTGCGCTCCTCGGCTACCGCCGCAGAGGCGCCTCGCACATCGTGGTCGTCGATCTCGTGCCGGAACGGCTCGAGAAGGCTCTGCAGATCGGGGCCGACGCCGTCATCGACTCCGGCTCGGAGGACGTGGCCGCCCGGCTCGTCGAGCTCCACGGCGACGGCGCCTCCGCCCACGTGCGCGGTGTTCGGGCGGGGACGGACGTCTATCTCGACGCCGCCGGGGTGGCCGTCGTCCCGCGCACGGTCGCCGCTATCGCGAAGCACGGGGCCACGCTCGGGATCGTCGCGGTGCACAAGAAGCCGGTCGAGTTCGACTTCGGGGGCGTCCTCTCGGCGGAGCTCACGATCGTGTGGTCGATGGGCTACCCGACGGAGATCTTCGAGGTGACCGACGACATCATCGCCAACTGGGAGAAGTACGCCCTCATCATCAGCCATCGGCTGCCCTTCGAGCAGTCGCTCGACGCGCTCGCCCTCGCGGCGACGCCCGGTGCCGCTGACAAGGTGACGGTCGTCTTCGACGACTGA
- a CDS encoding SCO1664 family protein, with protein sequence MTTEAHRDDAALDDEPLELTGRITTASNATFLGTIGDTSVVYKPIAGEKPLWDFPDETLAMREVAAYLVSESFGWNVVPRTWLRSGPLGMGMVQLWQEADPEQDAVDLVLAEEMPDDGWCHVFDGHDEEDRVVSLIHEDTAPLRRMAVFDTVVNNADRKGAHILAMPGGHRHGVDHGLTFHEEPKLRTVLWGWLGESLTADELAGLDRVLEDLYGALGDELAGLLTIAETDALAARIEALRSTAVFPAPTGHMPAFPWPLF encoded by the coding sequence ATGACCACCGAGGCCCATCGCGACGACGCGGCGCTCGACGACGAGCCGCTCGAGCTCACGGGTCGCATCACGACGGCCTCGAACGCCACGTTCCTCGGAACGATCGGCGACACGTCCGTCGTCTACAAGCCGATCGCGGGCGAGAAACCGCTGTGGGACTTCCCCGACGAGACCCTCGCGATGCGTGAGGTGGCCGCGTACCTCGTTTCCGAGTCGTTCGGGTGGAACGTCGTGCCCCGCACGTGGCTGCGCTCGGGCCCCCTCGGCATGGGCATGGTGCAGTTGTGGCAGGAGGCGGATCCCGAGCAGGACGCCGTCGACCTGGTGCTCGCGGAGGAGATGCCGGACGACGGCTGGTGCCACGTCTTCGACGGGCACGACGAGGAGGACCGCGTCGTGTCCCTCATCCACGAGGACACAGCGCCGCTCCGGCGCATGGCCGTGTTCGACACGGTCGTGAACAACGCCGACCGGAAGGGTGCGCACATCCTCGCGATGCCGGGCGGTCACCGGCACGGCGTGGACCACGGGCTCACGTTCCACGAGGAGCCGAAGCTCCGCACCGTGCTGTGGGGTTGGCTCGGCGAGTCGCTCACCGCCGACGAGCTCGCGGGACTCGATCGTGTGCTCGAGGATCTCTACGGCGCCCTGGGAGACGAGCTTGCCGGCCTCCTCACGATCGCGGAGACCGACGCCCTCGCCGCCCGCATCGAGGCGCTCCGCTCGACGGCGGTCTTCCCCGCCCCGACGGGCCACATGCCCGCCTTCCCCTGGCCGCTGTTCTAG
- a CDS encoding DUF3090 family protein: MPSIVHEFEWPDRVVVGTVGRPGDRTFYLQVRASSRLVSIVLEKEQAAVLAEKIDEILDGLMASGDDSLSIPADTPVELVDNDPLDEPVDGEFRTGTMALGWDPTTSQITLQAFSVVEGLDDDDDPLSPENEPEAVLLLKMPVGTSRAFAHRTREIVGAGRPLCPFCAQPIDPSGHTCVLPGLM, translated from the coding sequence ATGCCTTCCATCGTCCACGAGTTCGAATGGCCGGACCGCGTCGTCGTGGGCACGGTCGGCCGCCCCGGTGACCGCACGTTCTACCTGCAGGTGCGCGCGAGCTCGCGGCTCGTCAGCATCGTGCTCGAGAAGGAGCAGGCCGCGGTGCTCGCCGAGAAGATCGACGAGATCCTCGACGGGCTCATGGCTTCGGGCGACGACAGCCTGAGCATCCCGGCCGACACACCCGTCGAACTCGTCGACAACGACCCGCTCGACGAGCCGGTCGACGGTGAGTTCCGCACGGGAACGATGGCCCTCGGCTGGGACCCGACGACCTCGCAGATCACGCTGCAGGCCTTCTCGGTCGTCGAGGGGCTCGACGATGACGACGACCCGCTGTCGCCAGAGAACGAGCCCGAGGCGGTCCTCCTCCTCAAGATGCCCGTCGGCACCTCGCGGGCCTTCGCCCACCGCACGCGGGAGATCGTGGGCGCCGGCCGCCCGCTCTGCCCGTTCTGCGCCCAGCCCATCGACCCGAGCGGGCACACGTGCGTGCTCCCGGGGCTCATGTGA